One genomic window of Punica granatum isolate Tunisia-2019 chromosome 1, ASM765513v2, whole genome shotgun sequence includes the following:
- the LOC116193654 gene encoding alpha-mannosidase At3g26720-like, translating to MIRARQSKKRSRSLSMTVSSSLYNTNKLTSTWLMRRVWWGLGWWCRNGGMCMHDEATTHYIDIVDQTTLGHRFIKEQFSVTPRVGWQVDAFGHSAVQAYLLGAEVGFDSLFFGRIDYQDGAKRRDDKSLEFIWQASKSLGTSAQIFSGAFPKNYEPPTDNFYYEVNDESPIVQDNIKFFDYNVRDRVDEFVSAAVAQANVTRTNHVMWTMGTDFKYQYARTWFRQMDKLIYYVNQDGRVNSLYSTPSIYTSAKHAANESWPLKTEDFFPYADAINTYWTGFLSSRPALKGYVRMMSGYYLAARQLEYFNGRAEAGTGPSTDSLGDALAILQHHDAVSGTEQQHVADDYAKRLSIGHTKAEEVVAASFACLVNPSKSCKFQQDKFQQCPLLNISYCPPSEINLSSGKKVVIVVYNPLGWKREDVVRIPVVDRNVAVRDSDGQEVTSQLLPIPDATISLRSFYSAAYLGKPSDVTPKYWLAFTASVAPLGFNTYIISRGKAAISERQIVGSGLNNTLKIGSGNLQLVYSGRGGKLVQYNNSKNMVNAALEQSYCFYAGDDGFVDLQVSYFPLPTNSASLNLCNILPLQKTLDRPPGHTSSNQMVHIPSSMRRWYVRFFPMDILQINQLPLYSSICISFAPLLYIYLSMDRRHNNGNLIMTEACYSEQVPFTVFRGPVLDEVHQRINSWIYQITRVYKEKEHAEVEFAVGPIPIDDGIGKEVVTRITTTMRTNKTFYTDSNGRDFLERVRDFRKDWDLQVNQPVAGNYYPINLGIYMKDDSHELSILVDRSVGGSSIVDGQLELMVHRRLFRDDLKGIAEALNETVCVLDECIGLTVVRKYYLRIDPSGEGARWR from the exons ATGATCAGAGCGAGGCAGTCCAAGAAGCGGTCAAGAAGCTTGTCCATGACGGTCAGCTCGAGTTTGT ATAACACGAACAAACTGACATCAACATGGTTGATGAGACGTGTTTGGTGGGGGTTGGGTTGGTGGTGCAGAAATGGAGGTATGTGCATGCACGATGAGGCCACGACACATTACATCGACATAGTTGATCAGACTACGCTGGGCCACAGATTCATAAAGGAACAATTCAGCGTGACACCACGGGTTGGTTGGCAAGTAGATGCCTTCGGGCATTCAGCTGTGCAGGCTTACTTGCTAGGAGCAGAG GTTGGATTTGACTCTCTCTTCTTTGGGCGGATTGACTACCAAGATGGAGCTAAAAGGAGGGACGATAAGAGCCTTGAGTTCATCTGGCAGGCATCTAAAAGTCTTGGCACATCTGCACAA ATATTTTCTGGTGCATTTCCAAAGAACTATGAGCCTCCAACTGATAACTTCTATTACGAAGTTAATGATGAGTCCCCTATTGTTCAG GACAACATTAAATTTTTCGACTACAATGTCCGTGATAGAGTTGATGAGTTTGTGTCTGCTGCAGTAGCACAA GCCAACGTTACTCGCACAAACCATGTTATGTGGACTATGGGGACAGATTTTAAGTACCAATATGCACGCACCTGGTTCCGGCAAATGGATAAACTCATTTATTATGTCAATCAA GACGGGCGCGTCAATTCCCTATACTCAACCCCTTCCATATACACAAGTGCAAAGCATGCGGCAAATGAGTCCTGGCCTCTGAAAACAGAAGACTTTTTCCC ATATGCAGATGCGATAAACACTTACTGGACGGGATTCCTTAGCAGTAGGCCTGCTCTCAAGGGCTACGTTAGAATGATGAGTGGCTATTACTTG GCTGCAAGGCAGTTGGAGTATTTCAATGGAAGGGCGGAAGCAGGAACAGGGCCTTCCACGGACTCCTTGGGTGATGCTTTAGCTATTCTACAACATCACGATGCAGTGAGTGGCACGGAGCAGCAGCACGTCGCTGATGACTACGCCAAGCGTCTCTCCATAGGCCACACTAAG GCTGAAGAAGTTGTTGCAGCATCATTCGCCTGCTTGGTGAACCCATCGAAATCCTGCAAGTTTCAGCAGGATAAGTTCCAACAG TGTCCGCTACTCAACATCAGTTACTGCCCACCATCGGAAATCAACCTGTCAAGTGGGAAGAAAGTG GTCATCGTCGTATACAACCCCCTCGGATGGAAAAGAGAAGATGTCGTAAGAATTCCA GTTGTTGACCGAAACGTTGCTGTTCGAGATTCTGATGGACAAGAAGTTACATCGCAGCTTCTACCTATACCAGATGCTACTATCAGCTTAAGAAGCTTCTATTCAGCAGCATATTTGGGAAAACCCTCTGATGTGACTCCTAAATATTGGCTTGCTTTCACTGCATCCGTAGCCCCTCTTGGTTTTAACACCTATATTATTTCAAGAGGGAAAG CTGCTATTTCAGAAAGGCAAATAGTAGGCAGCGGCCTCAACAATACCCTGAAAATAGGGTCAGGAAACTTGCAACTCGTCTATTCCGGAAGGGGAGGAAAGCTAGTTCAATACAATAATAGTAAGAACATG GTTAACGCAGCTCTAGAGCAGTCCTACTGCTTTTATGCAGGAGATGACGGATTCGTGGATTTACAGGTAAGTTACTTCCCATTGCCCACCAATTCCGCATCTCTTAATTTATGCAATATTTTGCCCTTGCAAAAAACTTTGGATAGGCCTCCGGGGCATACATCTTCAAACCAAATGGTTCATATCCCATCAAGCATGAGACGCTGGTACGTAAGGTTTTTCCCAATGGACATCTTACAAATCAATCAGTTACCCTTATATTCCAGCATTTGTATCTCTTTTGCCCCTCTTCTCTACATATATCTTTCAATGGATCGTAGACACAATAATGGCAATTTAATAATGACAGAGGCCTGCTACTCTGAGCAGGTTCCTTTCACGGTTTTTCGCGGGCCAGTATTGGATGAAGTACATCAAAGGATCAACTCGTGGATATACCAG ATAACCAGAGTTTACAAGGAAAAGGAGCATGCTGAGGTGGAGTTTGCT GTTGGGCCTATCCCGATTGATGATGGTATTGGTAAAGAGGTTGTTACTCGGATTACAACTACCATGAGAACCAATAAGACATTCTACACAGATTCTAATGGCAGAGACTTCCTTGAAAGG GTTCGAGACTTCAGAAAAGACTGGGACCTGCAGGTCAATCAACCGGTTGCAGGAAATTATTACCCT ATCAATCTTGGAATTTACATGAAAGACGACAGCCACGAGCTCTCAATTCTAGTAGACCGATCTGTTGGAGGATCAAGTATTGTTGATGGACAGTTAGAGTTAATGGTCCACAG GAGGCTATTTCGTGATGATTTGAAGGGAATCGCAGAAGCACTAAATGAGACAGTCTGTGTCCTTGATGAGTGCATTGGACTAACG GTTGTCAGGAAATACTATCTTCGGATTGATCCTTCAGGTGAGGGGGCCCGATGGCGTTGA